In Candidatus Anoxymicrobium japonicum, a single genomic region encodes these proteins:
- a CDS encoding acyl carrier protein — MPLNKETIEAEIKAKIVEIAAQTGDDASELAVDDIIPATGLIDSTGLLELIAWYEKTYEIPLAQEEINVDNLGSLTRMAEFVLRKKGML, encoded by the coding sequence ATGCCATTGAACAAAGAAACCATAGAGGCCGAAATCAAGGCCAAGATCGTCGAAATTGCTGCGCAGACTGGAGATGATGCCTCTGAACTGGCGGTGGACGACATTATTCCTGCGACCGGCCTTATCGACTCCACGGGCTTGCTGGAACTGATCGCGTGGTATGAAAAGACCTACGAGATTCCTCTCGCCCAAGAGGAAATCAATGTCGACAACCTGGGGTCGCTGACTCGGATGGCAGAGTTCGTACTTCGCAAGAAGGGCATGCTTTGA